The Campylobacter armoricus sequence CCTATATCAACAAGTGGATAAAAACTCCCATATACATCTTGAAAAAGTAAATTTACCTTAGCTCTTAGAGCGTTTAGTTCATTTTCTTTTAAATCTAAAATATTTTTTTGACCAATCTCAAATTTTTGTGCAGAAAGTTTATAGTGCTTATCAAAAAGTTTAATCATGCTTTTTAAAAGCAAACTTTTACCTGCGCCACTTTTACCCATAATAGCCAAAGATTTACCTTCATCTAGACTAAGATTTAAATTTTTTAATAAAATCTTATCTTTAAAACTAAGATTTAAATTTACAATTTTTATCATGCTTTTATCTCTTCTTGTAAATCATTACCCAAAGCAAGCAAAGGTAAAATAAGCATAAGTATAAAGGCTACTGGAAAAACTATCATCCACCAAAATCCTAAAAATACAGCCTTGCTTGCTTCATTTAGCATATTACCTAAACTTGGAGTCCAAAGCTCTACACCTAAACCAAAAAAACTTAAAGTGGCTTCACTTGTAATAGCATGGGCGATATTTAAAACAAAAAGCACAAAAAGCAAATTCCAACAAGCAGGTAAAAGCTCACTAAATAAAGCTTTCATCTTACTAGAGCCTAAAATAATAGCATTTTGATAAAATTCAAGTTTTTGAAATTTATTAAGCTGGGTATCAAGTACTTTTGCCACAAATGCAAAATGCCCCAAAGCAATAATAAAAATCATACTCCACAAAGATCCTGCCAAAAAGCTTTGAAAAAACATAATTACAAGTAAAGATGGTAATGCCAAAAGCATATCAATCACTCTAGCAAAAAAAGCATAGGCAAAAAATCTTGTTAAAAATACATAAACACAAGCAAAAAACACGCTAAAAAATGCTGCCATTACTCCAACAAATAAAGAAATGCGTAATGCATACAAAATGCGCGTAAAAACATCTCTACCAAGCATATCTGTACCAAAAATATGAGTTAAATTTGGAGCTATTTTAGCTTTACTTAAATCCACTAAATTTGGATCATATGAACTAATCAAAGGTGCAAAAAGTGCTAAAATCAAGCTTAGTAAAATCATCATCACACAAAATTTACGCATTAGCAAACCTTGGATTAATCATCTTGCAAATTAATTCTACAATCAAATTTACAAACACTACCACCAAAATACTAAAAATCACCACAGCCAACACCACAGGATAATCTTTAAACAATATGCTTTTAATCACCAAATTTCCTACACCCTCATAAGAAAACACGCTTTCTACTATATAAGTTCCCATTAAAAAACTCACAAAAGAGGCACCAAAATATGCAAGTATAGAACCAAAAGCATCTTTTAACACAAAATGTAAATAAATTCTTTTTTTACTAAGCCCTCTTGCAAAAGCACTTTCTATAAAACTTTGATTTAAACTATCAATCAAGCTTGTTCTTATAAAACGCACAAAAACTGCTAAATGCGAAAGCACTAAAGCACATACAGGTAAAAATAAATGCCACAAACGATTTAATACATCATCTTCAAAACCAATATCAGCAATTGCTGAACTTGGAAAAAATTTAAAAAATACTGCAAAAATCATAATAAGCATTAAAGACAAAGAAAAAGCAGGTAATGCAAAAAAACTCATCGTTAAAAAGGTAATAGTTTTATCTAAAAAACTATCTTTATAAATCACACACAAAAGTGCTAAAAACAAAGATAATACAAAAAGCACCAAAAAAGCTAAACTTCCAAGAATGATAGTATAGGAAAGTTTTTCTTTTAAAATTTCACTAACCTTTTCTCCGCTGATTAAAGAGTAGGAAAAGTCGCCTTTCAATGCTTTAAAAGCCCAATTTTCATACTGCTCTAATAAAGGTTTATCTAAATTTAAATTACGCTCGATTTCTTCTTTTACTTTAAGGCTAGTTCCTTGAGGTACGCTAGCAAAAACTACACTTCCTTTAGCATGATAAATCATCACAAAACACAAAAAACTAGCAAAAAACATCAAAAAAAACGCCCACAAAAGGCGTTTAAAAATGAGTTTTATCACTAATTTTTGCTCCACTCATAAGCATTCCAAGTAAAACCTACTCCATGATGACCTAAAATATGAGGTTTTATACCTTGTATATTTTTAGCAAAAACTAAAGGATAATCAATATAAGCTATAAACAAAAACGCAGGATCTTCATATAAAGCATTAATAAATTCTTTATAGTATTTTTTTCTCTCATTTACATCAAGAGAATTTCTAGCCTTTGCTAAAGTCTCATCTACTTTGGTATTTTGATAATGACCAAAATTCCATCCGCTTGAATTTAAAGTAGTATCTTCAGAACTTGCAAAAACTCTAAATGTATGAAAATCAGGATCATAAGGACTGCCCCAACCTACTAAAAAGCTATCAATTTTAGTATAATCAAAACTTCCACTTGGTCTAGCTACTGCTTTTGCTTTAATGCCAAGTTTTAAAAACTCACTTTGTAAAATATTTACCAAAGCTACTCTTAAAGGATCTTCACTCATAGCATACATTTCAAAGCTAAATTCTTTGCCATTTTTTTCTAAAATGCCATTTTTGTTTTTTACAAAGCCTGCTTTTGCTAAAAGCTCATTTGCCTTTTTCATATCATAAGTATAAGTAGAAAATTCTTTAGGGTTTGCCCATGATTTTTCTAAAGGATGGTTAGCAACTTTTCCAAAAGAGTGCAAAAGTGAATTTATAATAGCTTGTTTATCAATAGCATAATTTAATGCTAAACGCACATTTTGATCTTTTAAAAACTCATGATTAAGATTAAACATCAAAGCACGATAATCAGCTGAAGGCTCTATAAGCATTTTAAAATTTTTATCATTTTCAAAATTTGAAGCTAGTGCAAAATCCACCAAGGCTACATCTATAGAACCATTTTTAAGCTCGATAGAACTAATGCTTGGATCTTTAATGTGTTTTAGTATAAGTTTTGGAGTTTTTACCTTAGCTAAATGATAATTTTCGTTTGCTTCTAAAGTCATATACTGACCTTGTTTCCATTGTTTTAGTTTATAAGAACCTGTTCCTATAGGCATTTGGTTAAATTTGGTAGTATTTAAATTTTCTTTTTCAAGTAAATGTTTTGGTAAAACTCCCACGCTTAAAGCATCTAAAAATGCTGGAAAAGGCTTTGAAAGAGTAATGATTAAATGATAATCATCAATGATTTTTACTTCTTTAACCGCATCAAAATTTACCTTTGATGGTGAGTTTAGTTTCTCATCTTTTAGAGCATTTATACTAAATTCTACATCTTTAGCACTAAATTTAACACCATCATGCCATAATACATCTTTTCTTAGTTCAAACTCATATACCAAACCATCTTTACTAACTTTCCAAGAACTAGCTAGATCAGGTGCTAAGCTCATGTTTTCATCAAAGCGTGTAAGTCCTGAAAACACAAGAGCAATCGCCACATCATGATCTTCACTAAAAAGTGGGTTGATGCGCTCTGGCTCATTTTCTACTGCGATGATGATAGTATCTTTTGGCGTAGCGGCAAAAAGATTTAAAGCACAAAAAAGCATTATAAAAAATCGCAACATAATCTTCCTTTTTTTATTTAAAATAGAATTTTTATTTTACCATTGTTTTTTTTTTTTTTCAATTTAAAACTTTAAAATTTCACTCTAAAAACAACAAAATACAAAGTATTTTTTAATTTAACTAATTTGGCACTATAGAATTTTTTCGTGCGGTTTTTTGGAGTGAGAATATCACTAAAGCTACAAGTATAAAATACACCACCGATAAACTAAGTAGTAAAGGATAAGTAGTATTAGTGTCTTTTTCTAAAAAGCTTCCGAACACAGGAAGCATTAAACTAGGTTTTACAAGTAGTGTAAAAATACAAACCACATAAGAAATACCAATGATAATTTTTCTTATAATTTCTTGTCTATCATCAAGTAAAATAAATTTCAAAGCAAAAATTACAAAAAGACCTATAATAACAATATGTATATATAAAGTTACCAAATCTAAAAAATTAAAAATCACATAAAAAAAGCTGCCAAAAATATATAAATTGGTAAAAATATTAAAGGAAAGTGGCAATAAAGCTATAAATAATAAAATCAATACATAAGCAAAATTGTTTTTTATGAATTCATCTAGCTTGTTACTTTCTTTGTTTATATTTAAACCAAAGATATTATAAGTCGTTTTGTTATGTTCTTTAAAGATATAACTTTCGTTAGTATCTACTTGAACGATGTGGTATTTCACATTATTTTCTACACTAGGTTGTTTAAATTTATCAAGTGCAAAAGAAAAAACACCAAAAAGCATGATGATTATAAGCAAATTATGAAATACCTTTAACAAGTCAGTATGATGATCACAAAGTTTGCGATAAAAGAAAAGTTGCCATCGTTCGACTTTTTCTTTTAAGCTTTTATTTTCTTTATGTTTTAGTTCTAATTCTCTAGCGTAAAGCTCTTGAACTCTTAATTCTGAAGCATCGATTAGATTGTGATGGGCTATACGATTGCTTTTTAATTTTCTAAATAAATCTCTCAAATTTAGCAAGGCATGAAATTTATCATTTTCATTTTGTATATTATTTATCTTATTTTCTATATCTTTATCACTATATTTGATATATTGATGTTCTATGTTAAATTGATTAGAAAAAGTGCAGTTTATAAATTGCGGTTTGATCTTGAGCTTTGTATCGCTAAAAGTTATAACACCATTAAACAAAACATTATCAAATCTTAATCTTTCAAATTCCATTCTTTCAAAGCTTAACATATCTTTAAATACCGAGTATTGAAATAGACAAGAAGTGATATTTGTAAGAGCTTTACAAGCAAACTTTGTTTTGTTAAATTCCACATTATAAAATATAAGATTACTTGGATTTATATCTAAAAAGAGTGTTTCATCTTTAAATGTTGAAAACAAAAAGCTAATTCTTGCTTTAAATACGAGACTATCAAAAGTTATCTTTCCTCTAAAGTTAGCTTCCCTAAATTCATTTTCTACAATTTTACTATCATTATCTTGCTCTGCTAGAAATTGAGTTCCTATAAATCTTGCTTCATCTTCAAACTGCGAAATTCCAAAACAAACTCTTGCTTGAAATATAGCTTCATCAAAAGTTACTTTTCCTGCAAAAATGACTCCTAAAAATTGATTTTCAATTATATTGCTATCATTTTGATTTGCTTGAAATTTGGTTTTTGCAAAACTTGCTTCGTCTTTAAATTGTGAGAGTGCAAAATTAACTCTTTCCTGAAATATGGCATTAGAAAAAGATACTCTCCTTTCAAACATAACCTCTCCGAAATCATTTTCTATTATTTTATTATCGCTTTGCTTTGCCTGAAATTGAGTTTCTATAAATCTCACTTCACCTTTAAATATAGATGTTAAAAAATCAATCTTGCATTTAAATTTTGTTTTAGAAAAATCTACGACAACATCAAATATACATTGCTGAAATATAACTTCATTTTCAAAATATAACTCTCTAGCGATAATCTGATTTTTAAAATTACAATTCCTAAAATCTATTTTTATAGTATTTTTTTTAAAAAAGTAAAGATATTTTATTTCACTTCTAAGTATGCAAATTTCTTTTATATCTTTTTCTTGCAATTTTTGAAAATTTATCTCTTCTATTTCAGCGTCAAATATAGTTATTTTATTGTCTTTTACATTTTGCTTACCATTTTTTACAAAAATACCATATATCGTTAGTTCTTTGTCAAATTTTTCCATCACTTACCTTCAATTATTTTTATTTCTTCTTCACTTAGATTGTAAAGTTTATAAACGATAGAGTTTATTTTGTCTTCTTGGGGTTTTGGTGTTTGCATTTTTGTCTTGTTCTTTTAAATTTAAAATCTCATTGACTAAGCTTATAAGCTCGTTTGCTAGTTTTTCATTTTTAGAATTTATTTTTGATATATGAAGTCTTTCTAAAAACGCCTTTTTATATCTAAATCCATTTTCACCTAAGTTTCCACCAGCATAAAATATCTAAAAAATAAAAGCCGCAAAATCATTGTTTAAAAAAGCAATGAGATATTTTAGATTTTCCCCTGTTAAAATAAAACAATCTAATTAAAAACAAAAAAGTATATAAAACATTAAACTAAAAAATATAAAAACAAAGATTAATTTAAATAAAAATATATATGAATTATAATTAAAAGTAGTAAGAATAATAAGAAACTAACAAGTCCGCAATGAGCTACTTTCCCCCTGCCAGTAAGGCGTAGTATCATCACCCACGATGTGCTTAGCTTCTTGGTTCGGGATGGGACAAGGCGTCTCCACATCTGTATAATCACGGACATTGTTATTTAAATATTCCATTAAAAGTATAAAAACATAGTAAAATAAAAATAATCAAATAAAACTATTTTTATTTTAGTTTTCTTTAGTCTTGTATTTAGATATTTTATTTATCTTAAGCTAAATACTTTATTGTTTTACTTTAGAATACTTAAAAAACAATGTTAAGAGCAAGTTCTAATATAAACTTTACTTGAAAGATTATTATCAAAGCTAAGCTATTGTTTAATAACTGAATATAAATTCTAAAGCTTTAAGTAAAAACCTTAACAAGGAAGTGATGCTTAAAAAAGATAAGCCAAACGCTCTATTAGTACTGGTCAGCTAAAGGACTTTCATCCATTACACACCCAGCCTATCAAACTAGTAGTCTTCTAGAGAGCTTAGAGAAGATTCATCTTAGAGTTGG is a genomic window containing:
- a CDS encoding ABC transporter permease, coding for MRKFCVMMILLSLILALFAPLISSYDPNLVDLSKAKIAPNLTHIFGTDMLGRDVFTRILYALRISLFVGVMAAFFSVFFACVYVFLTRFFAYAFFARVIDMLLALPSLLVIMFFQSFLAGSLWSMIFIIALGHFAFVAKVLDTQLNKFQKLEFYQNAIILGSSKMKALFSELLPACWNLLFVLFVLNIAHAITSEATLSFFGLGVELWTPSLGNMLNEASKAVFLGFWWMIVFPVAFILMLILPLLALGNDLQEEIKA
- a CDS encoding ABC transporter permease, which gives rise to MFKRLLWAFFLMFFASFLCFVMIYHAKGSVVFASVPQGTSLKVKEEIERNLNLDKPLLEQYENWAFKALKGDFSYSLISGEKVSEILKEKLSYTIILGSLAFLVLFVLSLFLALLCVIYKDSFLDKTITFLTMSFFALPAFSLSLMLIMIFAVFFKFFPSSAIADIGFEDDVLNRLWHLFLPVCALVLSHLAVFVRFIRTSLIDSLNQSFIESAFARGLSKKRIYLHFVLKDAFGSILAYFGASFVSFLMGTYIVESVFSYEGVGNLVIKSILFKDYPVVLAVVIFSILVVVFVNLIVELICKMINPRFANA
- a CDS encoding ABC transporter substrate-binding protein; translated protein: MLRFFIMLFCALNLFAATPKDTIIIAVENEPERINPLFSEDHDVAIALVFSGLTRFDENMSLAPDLASSWKVSKDGLVYEFELRKDVLWHDGVKFSAKDVEFSINALKDEKLNSPSKVNFDAVKEVKIIDDYHLIITLSKPFPAFLDALSVGVLPKHLLEKENLNTTKFNQMPIGTGSYKLKQWKQGQYMTLEANENYHLAKVKTPKLILKHIKDPSISSIELKNGSIDVALVDFALASNFENDKNFKMLIEPSADYRALMFNLNHEFLKDQNVRLALNYAIDKQAIINSLLHSFGKVANHPLEKSWANPKEFSTYTYDMKKANELLAKAGFVKNKNGILEKNGKEFSFEMYAMSEDPLRVALVNILQSEFLKLGIKAKAVARPSGSFDYTKIDSFLVGWGSPYDPDFHTFRVFASSEDTTLNSSGWNFGHYQNTKVDETLAKARNSLDVNERKKYYKEFINALYEDPAFLFIAYIDYPLVFAKNIQGIKPHILGHHGVGFTWNAYEWSKN